A single Stutzerimonas stutzeri DNA region contains:
- a CDS encoding ABC transporter permease: protein MNVHAIRAIYLFELARTWRTLLQSIATPVISTSLYFVVFGSAIGSRMEAMHGIPYGAFIIPGLVMMALLTESISNASFGIYMPRYSGTIYEVLSAPVSYIEIVIGYVGAAATKSIILGVVILLTARLFVDYQIAHPLVMVLFLVLTAVTFCLFGFIIGIWADGWEKLQIVPSLIVMPLAFLGGSFYSIEMLPPLWQKVTLFNPVVYLISGFRWSFYGVADVNVAVSLGMTLGFLALCIGLIWWIFRTGYRLKN from the coding sequence ATGAATGTTCACGCGATCCGCGCCATCTATCTGTTCGAACTGGCGCGCACCTGGCGCACGCTGCTTCAGAGTATCGCCACGCCGGTGATTTCCACTTCGCTGTATTTCGTGGTGTTTGGCTCGGCCATCGGTTCTCGAATGGAGGCCATGCACGGCATTCCTTACGGCGCGTTCATCATTCCCGGCCTGGTGATGATGGCCTTGCTGACCGAGAGCATTTCCAACGCCTCGTTCGGCATTTACATGCCGCGCTACTCCGGCACCATTTATGAGGTGTTGTCGGCCCCGGTGTCGTACATCGAGATCGTTATTGGCTATGTCGGTGCGGCAGCGACCAAATCGATCATCCTCGGCGTCGTGATACTGCTCACCGCACGGCTGTTCGTCGACTACCAGATTGCCCACCCGCTGGTGATGGTGCTGTTCCTGGTGCTGACGGCGGTCACCTTCTGCCTGTTCGGCTTCATCATCGGCATCTGGGCCGATGGATGGGAAAAACTGCAGATCGTCCCTTCGCTGATCGTCATGCCGCTGGCCTTTCTCGGCGGCAGTTTCTATTCCATCGAAATGCTGCCGCCGCTGTGGCAGAAGGTCACGCTGTTCAATCCGGTGGTGTATCTCATCAGCGGTTTCCGCTGGAGCTTCTACGGTGTTGCCGATGTAAATGTCGCGGTCAGCCTGGGCATGACACTGGGTTTCCTGGCCCTCTGCATCGGGCTGATCTGGTGGATATTTCGCACCGGCTATCGGTTGAAGAACTGA
- a CDS encoding ABC transporter ATP-binding protein, translating into MQPVISIERLSKTYASGHPALKNIDLQIRKGEIFALLGPNGAGKTTLISIICGIVNPGGGQVLVDGYDIIGDYREARSKIGLVPQELFNEGFESVWATVRFSRGLFGKAPDDAYLEKLLRDLSLWDKKNARIIELSGGMKRRVMIAKALSHEPSILFLDEPTAGVDVELRRDMWEMVRGLRERGVTIILTTHYIEEAEEMADRIGVISKGEIILVEDKQVLMHKLGTKQLTLHLQRPLATIPAELAGYPLELVDSGNQLVFTFDAQHEDTGIAELLKRLGEHGIDFKDLQSSQSSLEEIFVSLVKGSRT; encoded by the coding sequence GTGCAACCTGTGATCTCCATCGAACGACTCAGCAAGACCTACGCGTCGGGGCACCCGGCGTTGAAAAACATCGACCTGCAGATTCGCAAGGGCGAGATTTTCGCGCTGCTCGGCCCCAACGGGGCGGGCAAGACCACACTGATCAGCATCATCTGCGGCATCGTCAATCCCGGCGGTGGGCAGGTGCTGGTCGACGGTTACGACATCATCGGTGACTACCGCGAGGCTCGGTCGAAGATCGGCCTGGTGCCGCAGGAACTGTTCAATGAGGGCTTCGAAAGCGTCTGGGCCACGGTACGCTTTTCCCGTGGACTTTTCGGCAAGGCGCCCGATGACGCCTATCTGGAAAAGCTGCTGCGCGATCTTTCGCTCTGGGACAAGAAGAACGCACGGATCATCGAGCTTTCCGGCGGCATGAAGCGTCGCGTGATGATCGCCAAGGCGTTATCCCACGAGCCGAGCATCCTGTTCCTCGACGAACCGACCGCAGGTGTCGACGTCGAGCTGCGCCGCGACATGTGGGAGATGGTGCGGGGCCTGCGCGAGCGCGGCGTCACCATTATCCTCACCACTCACTACATCGAAGAGGCCGAGGAGATGGCCGACCGCATCGGGGTGATCAGCAAAGGCGAGATCATTCTGGTGGAGGACAAGCAGGTGCTGATGCACAAGCTCGGTACCAAGCAATTGACGCTGCATCTGCAACGGCCGTTGGCGACGATTCCGGCCGAGCTTGCCGGCTATCCGCTGGAGCTGGTCGATTCCGGCAACCAGTTGGTGTTCACCTTCGACGCTCAGCATGAGGACACCGGCATCGCCGAGTTGCTCAAGCGCCTCGGCGAGCATGGGATCGATTTCAAGGATCTGCAATCGAGTCAGAGTTCGCTTGAGGAAATCTTTGTCAGCTTGGTAAAAGGCAGCCGCACATGA
- a CDS encoding ferredoxin reductase family protein, which yields MKPIRLAFFTLFIGLTLVWLLANGFDSSNYSDFWPLRKEMVRYSGILAIAAMSIAVFLAARPVRMEPVLRGLDKSYRLHKWLGVAALVLSVLHWSWAQIPKWLVGYGWLERPERHAATLQSGLLGWLHEQRGLAENIGEWAFYLALVLIVLALIKRLPYRWFFRTHRWLALVYLALVVHGAVLFPPEWWPSILGAAMGLLLIAGSVAACVSLLRRIGRKRQVIGRIDALTYHHDNQVLRVEIMLDGPWPGHKAGQFAFVTFDAQEGPHPFSLSSAWRNDGKLAFSIKGLGDYTRTLPDALKQGDLVMVEGPYGCFDFRGRKAGQIWVAGGIGIAPFIGRLQALAHNDQRRDIVLIYCTSAPDQAFIERIRALAARARIRLHVQVSSEDGRLTPERLRQLTPDWKTRDIWFCGPAGFGNDLRDDLTERGLAAADFHQELFNMR from the coding sequence ATGAAACCGATCAGGTTGGCTTTCTTTACGCTATTCATCGGGCTGACGCTTGTCTGGTTGCTGGCGAACGGCTTCGATAGCAGCAACTACTCAGACTTCTGGCCACTGCGCAAAGAGATGGTTCGCTACAGCGGCATTCTCGCCATCGCCGCGATGAGCATAGCGGTGTTCCTGGCGGCCCGTCCGGTGCGGATGGAGCCCGTGTTACGCGGCCTGGACAAGAGCTATCGGCTGCACAAATGGCTGGGGGTCGCCGCCCTGGTACTGTCCGTGCTGCACTGGAGCTGGGCGCAGATTCCCAAATGGCTGGTCGGCTATGGCTGGCTGGAACGACCGGAGCGGCACGCCGCCACGCTACAGAGCGGCCTGCTTGGCTGGCTGCATGAGCAGCGCGGTCTGGCCGAGAATATCGGTGAGTGGGCGTTCTACCTGGCGCTCGTGCTGATCGTGCTCGCACTGATCAAACGGCTCCCCTACCGCTGGTTCTTCCGCACGCACCGCTGGCTGGCCCTGGTGTATCTGGCGCTCGTGGTGCATGGGGCCGTGCTGTTTCCCCCCGAGTGGTGGCCATCGATTCTCGGCGCCGCGATGGGGCTGTTATTGATCGCCGGGAGCGTCGCCGCTTGCGTCTCGCTGCTGCGTCGCATCGGGCGCAAGCGCCAGGTGATCGGTCGTATCGACGCATTGACGTACCACCACGACAACCAGGTGTTGCGCGTCGAGATCATGCTCGACGGTCCGTGGCCGGGTCACAAGGCCGGACAGTTCGCCTTCGTCACCTTCGACGCGCAAGAGGGGCCGCATCCATTCAGTCTCTCCAGCGCCTGGCGCAACGACGGCAAGCTGGCATTCTCCATCAAGGGCCTCGGTGACTACACCCGCACCCTGCCGGATGCCTTGAAGCAGGGCGATCTGGTCATGGTCGAAGGCCCGTACGGCTGCTTCGATTTTCGCGGGCGCAAAGCAGGACAGATCTGGGTGGCAGGCGGGATCGGCATTGCCCCCTTCATCGGTCGGCTGCAGGCGCTCGCCCACAACGACCAGCGCCGCGATATCGTGCTGATCTATTGCACCAGCGCGCCTGATCAGGCCTTCATCGAGCGGATACGAGCACTTGCCGCGCGCGCACGGATACGCCTGCACGTGCAGGTGTCGAGCGAGGATGGTCGACTCACGCCCGAACGCCTGCGCCAGCTCACGCCTGACTGGAAGACGCGCGATATCTGGTTCTGCGGCCCCGCCGGCTTCGGCAATGACCTGCGCGATGATCTGACCGAACGAGGCCTGGCAGCCGCGGACTTTCACCAGGAACTGTTCAACATGCGCTAG
- the ligB gene encoding NAD-dependent DNA ligase LigB — protein sequence MSRLAALAVLLWAHAVQASCPDWPEARAERELTALGRQLQRWDEAYHVHGQSLVDDELYDQVRNRFHQWQACFARTAMPGTQPLAGSAGPALHPVVQTGLAKLTETAEVQAWIAPRKDLWVQPKVDGVAVTLLYRSGRLVQAISRGDGHRGQDWTARALQLPAIPRHLARDDELILQGELYWRLDGHIQADAGSAGARSKMAGAMARQTLDAQTAAQIGLFVWDWPNGPAQMQARLEGLAALGFGASVELTQPIADFQQARHWREHWYRRPLPFASDGVVLRQGQRPSGVRWQAQPPHWAAAWKYPLRTTLAEVRDVQFTIGRSGRITPLLQLQPVLLDDRRITRVSLGSLERWRSEDIQPGDQVAIRLAGMTTPQLDSVIWRARERQQIEAPNAAAYHWQSCWQAGPGCDQQFVARLVWLSGKEGLDLPRLGPGTWMALVDAGAFSGLLGWLNLDAVRLQQVPGIGRIEAEALMASYRLARERSFATWLRAIGLPPSGEADIEADWDTLARKSATQWQAEPGVGAVRAHRLRAFFREPEVTSLRERLHAAGIAGF from the coding sequence ATGTCACGTCTGGCCGCACTCGCCGTGCTGTTGTGGGCACATGCCGTACAGGCCAGTTGTCCAGACTGGCCCGAAGCGCGCGCTGAGCGCGAGCTAACTGCGCTGGGCCGGCAGCTCCAGCGCTGGGACGAGGCGTACCACGTGCACGGCCAGTCGCTGGTGGACGATGAACTCTACGATCAGGTACGCAACCGCTTCCACCAGTGGCAGGCATGTTTCGCGCGCACCGCCATGCCCGGTACACAACCGCTGGCCGGCAGCGCCGGGCCCGCGCTGCATCCGGTTGTTCAGACCGGGCTCGCCAAGCTGACCGAAACCGCCGAGGTACAGGCCTGGATCGCGCCGCGCAAAGACCTGTGGGTCCAGCCGAAGGTCGATGGTGTCGCGGTCACGCTGCTCTACCGGAGCGGCCGCCTGGTACAAGCCATCAGCCGCGGCGACGGCCATCGCGGGCAGGATTGGACCGCGCGCGCCTTACAGCTGCCAGCGATTCCTCGACACCTGGCACGCGATGACGAGCTGATTCTGCAAGGCGAACTTTACTGGCGCCTCGATGGCCATATCCAGGCGGACGCAGGCAGTGCCGGCGCACGCAGCAAGATGGCCGGGGCGATGGCTCGCCAGACCCTCGACGCCCAGACCGCCGCGCAGATCGGCCTGTTCGTGTGGGACTGGCCCAATGGACCGGCGCAGATGCAGGCGCGCCTGGAGGGTCTCGCCGCCCTTGGCTTCGGTGCGAGCGTTGAGTTGACTCAGCCGATTGCTGACTTTCAGCAGGCCAGGCACTGGCGCGAACATTGGTATCGCCGGCCGCTTCCCTTCGCCAGCGATGGCGTGGTGCTGCGCCAGGGTCAACGTCCGAGCGGCGTGCGCTGGCAAGCCCAGCCGCCGCACTGGGCGGCCGCCTGGAAATACCCGCTGCGCACGACGCTGGCTGAGGTGCGGGACGTACAGTTCACGATAGGCCGAAGTGGCAGGATCACACCGCTGCTGCAACTTCAGCCAGTCCTGCTCGACGACCGCCGCATCACACGCGTCAGTCTCGGCTCGCTGGAGCGCTGGCGCTCCGAGGACATCCAGCCCGGCGATCAGGTCGCGATACGCTTGGCCGGGATGACGACACCCCAGCTCGACTCGGTGATATGGCGAGCCCGCGAGCGGCAGCAGATCGAAGCACCCAATGCTGCCGCCTACCATTGGCAAAGCTGCTGGCAGGCCGGCCCCGGCTGCGACCAGCAGTTCGTGGCGCGGCTGGTCTGGCTGAGCGGCAAGGAGGGGCTGGACCTGCCGCGCCTGGGGCCTGGAACCTGGATGGCATTGGTCGATGCCGGTGCGTTTTCCGGGCTGCTCGGCTGGCTTAATCTGGACGCTGTCCGACTCCAGCAGGTTCCGGGCATCGGCCGGATCGAGGCCGAGGCGCTAATGGCCAGTTATCGACTCGCCCGCGAGCGCTCGTTCGCCACCTGGCTGCGCGCGATCGGCCTGCCACCCAGCGGCGAGGCCGACATCGAGGCAGACTGGGACACTCTGGCCAGAAAAAGCGCAACGCAATGGCAGGCCGAACCCGGCGTCGGCGCTGTCCGAGCACACCGGTTACGGGCGTTTTTCAGGGAACCGGAAGTCACCAGCCTTCGCGAGCGACTGCACGCGGCGGGGATTGCCGGGTTCTGA
- a CDS encoding DUF1090 family protein, producing the protein MFRPSVLILLTIGACGWQACMAAPEPAEACGETRELLGQQIQDARLKGDDSHRIGLEERLASLNERCRGVVPIQPNHVQIERATRLAREREAQLREALGTGDAQMIELRKRRLDHAREQLEAARR; encoded by the coding sequence ATGTTCCGGCCAAGCGTTTTGATCCTCTTGACCATCGGCGCCTGCGGCTGGCAGGCCTGCATGGCTGCGCCCGAGCCCGCCGAGGCATGCGGTGAAACTCGCGAACTACTCGGCCAGCAAATCCAGGATGCGCGGCTCAAGGGTGACGACAGTCATCGGATAGGGCTGGAAGAACGCTTGGCGAGCCTTAACGAACGCTGCCGCGGCGTAGTCCCGATACAGCCGAACCACGTCCAGATAGAGCGCGCGACTCGCCTGGCCCGCGAACGGGAAGCGCAACTTCGCGAGGCACTCGGAACAGGCGATGCGCAAATGATCGAGCTGCGCAAGCGCCGCCTGGATCACGCCCGTGAGCAGCTCGAAGCCGCCAGGCGCTGA
- a CDS encoding c-type cytochrome, whose product MKLLPLSLSLVAIFALVGCDRIDPDSPLGKRKAIYQQMLDTKEDLGGMLRGRLEFNSQGFVDGAARLDALSRQPWQHYPDVKEAQSDAREEVWQRQERFNQMARELESRTAALVAATAEAPVTAESVAPAFQRVEDACEACHKEFRAY is encoded by the coding sequence ATGAAGCTGTTGCCGTTGAGTTTGTCGCTGGTCGCCATTTTTGCCCTGGTCGGTTGCGACCGCATCGACCCCGATTCACCGCTTGGCAAGCGCAAGGCGATCTACCAGCAGATGCTCGACACCAAAGAGGATCTGGGCGGCATGCTGCGCGGTCGTCTGGAATTCAACTCGCAAGGTTTCGTCGATGGGGCGGCAAGGTTGGACGCGCTGTCCCGGCAGCCTTGGCAGCACTACCCGGACGTCAAGGAGGCGCAGAGTGATGCCCGCGAAGAGGTCTGGCAGCGGCAGGAACGCTTCAACCAGATGGCCCGCGAGCTGGAATCACGCACCGCAGCGCTGGTCGCGGCCACCGCCGAGGCACCCGTGACCGCTGAAAGCGTCGCGCCGGCTTTTCAACGGGTCGAAGACGCCTGTGAAGCCTGCCACAAGGAGTTCCGCGCCTATTGA
- a CDS encoding cation:proton antiporter, which produces MLELSAIFISLTALLAYLNYRFIGLPPTIGVMATALAFSLALHGLAMLGLPAFEAQIETLIRRIDFNHLLMDGMLSFLLFAGALHINLADLRARRWSIGLLATVGVLFSTAVIGFGSWWLLDLFGLQPALIYCLLFGALISPTDPIAVLGIMRSAGAPKALETTIVGESLFNDGVAVVVFTVLLGVLARGQAPGVGEAVWLFVEEAGGGILLGAVLGALTFALLKSIDQYQVEVLLTLALVLGGYTLATYLHVSGPIAMVVAGLIIGNQGRRDAMSEHTRTNLDNFWELLDEILNAVLFVLIGMELVLLPFSAHYLLIALCVTLLILATRLAAVGPPALLLRRLGRALPNGTVRILTWGGLRGGISVALVLALPASEERNLLLNITYLVVLFSILVQGLTIGRLVRRICTHDSRAGH; this is translated from the coding sequence ATGCTTGAACTCTCAGCCATCTTCATCAGCCTCACCGCACTGCTCGCCTATCTCAACTACCGATTCATAGGCCTGCCGCCGACCATCGGCGTGATGGCGACGGCGCTGGCATTCTCCCTTGCGCTGCACGGTCTGGCGATGCTGGGGCTGCCGGCATTCGAAGCACAGATCGAAACGCTGATACGGCGTATCGACTTCAACCACCTGCTGATGGACGGGATGCTGTCATTCCTGCTGTTCGCCGGCGCGCTGCACATCAACCTTGCGGACCTGCGCGCCCGGCGCTGGTCCATCGGATTGCTGGCCACCGTCGGCGTCCTGTTCTCCACCGCCGTGATCGGGTTCGGCAGCTGGTGGCTCCTCGACCTGTTCGGGCTGCAGCCTGCGCTGATCTACTGTCTGCTGTTCGGCGCGCTGATCTCACCAACCGATCCTATCGCGGTACTCGGAATCATGCGTTCGGCCGGCGCGCCGAAGGCGCTTGAAACGACAATCGTGGGCGAGTCGCTGTTCAACGACGGTGTCGCCGTAGTGGTCTTCACGGTGCTGCTGGGGGTTCTGGCACGGGGCCAGGCGCCGGGCGTCGGCGAAGCGGTCTGGCTGTTCGTCGAGGAAGCCGGTGGTGGCATCCTGCTCGGTGCAGTACTCGGCGCCCTGACGTTCGCCCTGCTCAAGAGCATCGATCAATACCAGGTTGAGGTGCTGTTGACGCTGGCGCTGGTGCTGGGGGGCTATACCCTGGCGACCTACCTGCACGTCTCCGGCCCGATCGCCATGGTGGTCGCTGGGCTGATCATCGGCAACCAGGGAAGGCGCGACGCGATGTCGGAACACACCCGCACGAACCTGGACAACTTCTGGGAGCTGCTCGATGAAATACTCAACGCCGTGCTGTTCGTGCTGATCGGCATGGAGCTGGTGCTGCTGCCGTTCAGTGCGCATTATCTGCTGATTGCTCTGTGCGTGACGCTGTTGATCCTCGCGACGCGCCTGGCCGCGGTCGGTCCGCCCGCGTTGCTGCTGCGCAGGCTGGGCCGCGCACTGCCCAACGGCACGGTACGTATCCTGACCTGGGGCGGGCTACGGGGCGGCATCTCGGTGGCGCTGGTCCTGGCGCTTCCAGCCAGTGAAGAGCGCAACCTGCTGCTCAATATCACCTACCTGGTCGTGCTGTTCTCGATACTGGTTCAGGGCCTGACCATCGGTCGGCTGGTACGTCGGATCTGCACCCATGACAGCCGTGCCGGTCACTGA
- the ahcY gene encoding adenosylhomocysteinase, producing MSAVMTPAGFNDFKVADISLADWGRREIIIAESEMPALMGLRHKYASEQPLKGAKILGCIHMTIQTAVLIETLTALGAEVRWSSCNIFSTQDQAAAAIAAAGIPVFAWKGETEEEYEWCIEQTILKDGQPWDANMILDDGGDLTQIIHDKYPQVLERVHGVTEETTTGVHRLQDMLKKGTLKIPAINVNDSVTKSKNDNKYGCRHSLNDAIKRATDHLLSGKQALVIGYGDVGKGSAQSLRQEGMIVKVSEVDPICAMQACMDGFELVSPYKDGLNDGTDASIDTALLGKIDLIVTTTGNANVCDAGMLKALKKRAVVCNIGHFDNEIDTAFMRKNWAWEEVKPQVHKIHRTGAGSFDAQNDDYLILLAEGRLVNLGNATGHPSRIMDGSFANQVLAQMHLFNGKFADLPVIEKTKNVTVMVLPKKLDEEVAAEMVKGFGGVLTRLTPTQAEYIGVTVEGPFKPDTYRY from the coding sequence ATGAGCGCTGTCATGACGCCTGCTGGTTTTAACGATTTCAAGGTCGCCGACATTTCCCTGGCCGACTGGGGTCGTCGCGAGATCATCATCGCCGAATCGGAAATGCCCGCCCTGATGGGCCTGCGTCACAAGTACGCCAGCGAGCAGCCGCTCAAAGGGGCGAAAATCCTGGGCTGCATCCACATGACCATCCAGACCGCCGTGCTGATCGAGACGCTGACTGCGCTCGGCGCCGAAGTACGCTGGTCCAGTTGCAACATCTTCTCCACCCAGGACCAGGCCGCCGCCGCCATCGCCGCCGCCGGCATTCCGGTGTTCGCCTGGAAAGGCGAGACCGAGGAAGAATACGAGTGGTGCATCGAGCAGACCATTCTCAAGGATGGCCAGCCCTGGGATGCGAACATGATCCTGGACGATGGCGGCGACCTGACCCAGATTATTCATGACAAGTATCCGCAGGTGCTCGAGCGCGTTCACGGCGTAACCGAGGAGACCACCACTGGCGTGCATCGCCTGCAGGACATGCTGAAGAAAGGCACCCTGAAAATCCCGGCGATCAACGTCAACGACTCGGTCACCAAGAGCAAGAACGACAACAAGTACGGCTGCCGCCACAGCCTCAACGACGCCATCAAGCGCGCCACCGACCATTTGCTGTCAGGCAAGCAGGCACTGGTCATCGGCTATGGTGACGTAGGCAAGGGCTCGGCCCAGTCGCTGCGTCAGGAAGGCATGATCGTCAAGGTTTCGGAGGTCGACCCGATCTGCGCCATGCAGGCCTGCATGGACGGTTTCGAGCTGGTTTCCCCCTACAAGGATGGTCTCAACGACGGCACCGATGCCAGCATCGATACCGCGCTGCTGGGCAAGATCGACCTGATCGTCACCACCACCGGCAACGCCAACGTCTGCGATGCGGGCATGCTCAAGGCGCTCAAGAAGCGCGCTGTCGTCTGCAATATCGGCCACTTCGATAACGAGATCGACACGGCCTTCATGCGCAAGAACTGGGCCTGGGAAGAGGTCAAGCCGCAGGTGCACAAGATTCACCGCACCGGTGCCGGCAGCTTCGATGCGCAGAACGACGATTACCTGATTCTGCTCGCCGAAGGGCGTCTGGTTAATCTGGGCAACGCCACCGGCCACCCGAGCCGGATCATGGACGGCTCCTTCGCCAATCAGGTGCTCGCGCAGATGCATCTGTTCAACGGCAAGTTCGCAGACCTGCCGGTCATCGAGAAGACCAAGAACGTCACCGTCATGGTTCTGCCGAAGAAGCTCGACGAAGAGGTGGCAGCCGAGATGGTCAAGGGCTTCGGTGGAGTCCTCACCCGCCTGACGCCAACCCAGGCCGAATACATCGGCGTCACGGTCGAAGGCCCGTTCAAGCCCGACACCTATCGGTACTAA
- the metF gene encoding methylenetetrahydrofolate reductase [NAD(P)H], with protein MTSSNTPSISFEFFPTKTDAGHEKLMATARRLAEYKPDFFSCTYGAGGSTRDRTLNTVLQLDGDVKVPTAPHLSCVGDNKQELRELLNLYKDAGIKRIVALRGDLPSGMGMASGELRYANELVEFIRAETGSHFHIEIAAYPEMHPQARNFETDLANFVRKAKAGADSAITQYFFNADCYFYFVERVRKLGVETPIVPGIMPITNYSKLARFSDACGAEIPRWVRKQLESYGDDLDSIQAFGEQVISEMCEKLLAGGAPGLHFYTLNQAEPSLAIWDNLKLVR; from the coding sequence ATGACGTCTTCGAATACCCCGTCCATCAGCTTCGAGTTCTTCCCCACCAAGACCGATGCCGGGCATGAAAAACTCATGGCCACCGCCCGCCGGCTGGCCGAATACAAGCCGGATTTCTTCTCCTGCACCTATGGTGCTGGCGGATCGACCCGCGACCGCACGCTGAACACGGTGCTGCAACTGGATGGCGATGTGAAGGTGCCGACCGCACCCCACCTGTCTTGCGTCGGCGACAACAAGCAAGAGCTGCGCGAGTTGCTCAACCTGTACAAGGACGCCGGGATCAAGCGCATCGTCGCCCTGCGCGGCGACCTGCCGTCGGGCATGGGAATGGCCAGCGGCGAGCTGCGCTATGCCAACGAACTGGTCGAATTCATTCGCGCCGAGACGGGCAGCCATTTTCATATCGAGATCGCTGCCTATCCGGAAATGCACCCGCAGGCGCGAAACTTCGAGACCGACCTGGCCAACTTCGTCCGCAAGGCGAAAGCCGGTGCCGACAGCGCCATCACCCAGTACTTCTTCAACGCCGACTGCTATTTCTATTTTGTCGAGCGTGTGCGCAAGCTGGGCGTCGAAACGCCGATCGTTCCGGGCATCATGCCGATCACCAACTACAGCAAGCTGGCGCGCTTCTCGGACGCCTGCGGTGCGGAAATCCCGAGATGGGTCCGCAAGCAACTGGAGTCCTACGGCGACGATCTGGACAGCATCCAGGCCTTCGGCGAGCAGGTGATCAGCGAAATGTGCGAAAAGCTGCTGGCTGGCGGCGCGCCGGGCTTGCACTTCTACACGTTGAACCAGGCCGAACCCAGCCTGGCGATCTGGGACAACCTCAAGCTGGTGCGCTGA